One Brassica napus cultivar Da-Ae chromosome C4, Da-Ae, whole genome shotgun sequence genomic region harbors:
- the LOC111213184 gene encoding aspartic proteinase PCS1-like, with protein sequence MSLFLTLLYVFLCNSVSLSSSLSLHFPLTSLRLTTTTNSSSSSSSLQTSIASRRNPSQSSSSPPYNFRSNFKYSMALILSLPIGTPAQTQELVLDTGSQLSWIQCHRKKQKPTTSFDPSLSSSFSNLPCSHPFCKPRIPDFTLPTTCDSNRLCHYSYFYADGTYAEGNLVNEKFTFSNTQTTPPLILGCAAESTDERGILGMNLGRLSFISQAKISKFSYCIPTRSDRPGFTPIGSFYIGENPISRGFKYVSLLTFPHSQRMPNLDPLAYTVPLQGIRIGQKRLDIPASVFKPDAGGSGQTMVDSGSEFTHLVDVAYDKVKGEIVKRVGPRMKKGYVYGETADMCFDGNNPMEIGRLIGDLVFEFGRGVEILVERQRLLINVGGGVHCVGIGRSSMLGAASNIIGNVHQQNLWVEFDVINKRVGFAKADCSRSIP encoded by the coding sequence ATGTCTCTCTTCTTAACACTTCTCTACGTTTTCCTCTGCAACTCAGTTTCtctctcatcatctctctctctccacttcCCGCTCACATCTCTCCGTCTCACTACAACCACTaactcatcatcttcttcttcttctctccaaacctccATAGCCTCTCGCCGGAATCCATCTCAGTCGTCATCATCTCCTCCGTACAATTTCCGATCAAACTTCAAATACTCGATGGCTCTGATCCTCTCTCTTCCGATTGGAACACCTGCTCAGACTCAAGAGCTTGTTCTCGACACAGGGAGTCAACTCTCGTGGATCCAGTGCCATCGCAAGAAGCAGAAACCAACGACGTCGTTTGATCCGTCGCTGTCTTCATCCTTCTCCAACTTGCCTTGCTCTCATCCTTTCTGTAAACCAAGAATTCCCGATTTTACCCTTCCCACGACCTGCGACTCCAACCGTCTCTGTCACTATTCCTACTTCTACGCAGACGGAACCTACGCCGAGGGTAATCTCGTCAATGAGAAATTCACCTTCTCGAATACCCAAACTACGCCTCCTTTGATTCTAGGCTGTGCCGCTGAGTCTACGGACGAGAGGGGTATTTTGGGGATGAATCTTGGTCGTCTCTCTTTCATCTCGCAAGCCAAAATATCCAAATTCTCTTATTGCATCCCGACCCGGTCTGACCGGCCCGGTTTTACTCCGATCGGGTCTTTTTACATCGGGGAAAATCCGATTTCTCGGGGATTCAAATACGTCTCTCTTTTGACTTTTCCTCACAGTCAACGCATGCCGAATTTAGACCCTCTGGCTTATACAGTACCTTTGCAAGGGATCCGGATCGGACAAAAGAGGCTAGACATCCCAGCCTCTGTTTTCAAACCCGACGCTGGCGGGTCGGGTCAAACCATGGTCGATTCCGGTTCCGAATTCACACACTTGGTCGACGTGGCGTATGATAAAGTGAAGGGAGAGATAGTGAAGCGTGTAGGGCCCAGAATGAAAAAAGGTTACGTGTACGGCGAAACGGCTGACATGTGTTTTGATGGAAACAATCCTATGGAGATCGGACGGCTGATAGGAGATCTTGTGTTTGAATTCGGGAGAGGAGTTGAGATTCTCGTTGAAAGGCAAAGGCTTCTTATTAACGTAGGAGGTGGAGTCCACTGTGTTGGCATCGGACGGTCAAGCATGCTTGGTGCCGCTAGTAATATAATCGGGAACGTTCATCAGCAGAATTTATGGGTTGAGTTTGATGTAATCAATAAGAGAGTGGGTTTCGCTAAAGCCGATTGCAGCAGATCGATACCTTAA
- the LOC111213183 gene encoding uncharacterized protein LOC111213183, whose amino-acid sequence MVNFWSSIFVLPKWFYTKVDSLCSGFLWNNNTSSAAGARVSWVNICKPKSEGGLGIRQLEEFEMVFRLKRLWLFFSASGSLWVPWLSKNRFGGRSLWLINDSPRFSMTVRSMIQLKQELQGLLRCSIGDEKTKLFWYDYWTKLGPLHLLFGPSGPRALRIPLNATVSQAVSNGHWNLPPARSDFAETLQVILSTISAPSDTDGSDVYLWRTQAGGFGASFSSRVTWERIHNPNPLVQWHSVVWFKKEIPRCSFISLTAFLRRLPTRDRYMAYPPASLDAVVALCRHLQGPHVQRAVVMLKLLSQVIVYNLWCERNGRIFRDVSLNQEAFFRMVDRGMRDRLLSPSLVTTFSPSLLKLYLWFLTLYS is encoded by the exons ATGGTGAATTTTTGGAGTTCAATATTTGTCTTACCAAAGTGGTTCTACACTAAAGTTGATTCGTTGTGCTCTGGTTTCTTATGGAATAATAACACTTCATCTGCAGCTGGAGCTAGAGTTTCTTGGGTTAACATTTGTAAACCTAAATCAGAGGGTGGTCTTGGAATAAGACAACTGGAGGAATTTGAGATGGTCTTCAGATTAAAAAGGTTGTGGTTGTTCTTCTCTGCATCGGGATCACTTTGGGTTCCTTGGCTAAGCAAAAACAGATTCGGTGGCAGGAGTCTTTGGCTGATTAACGATTCACCGAGGTTTTCAATGACTGTTAGAAGTATGATTCAGTTGAAGCAAGAACTTCAGGGCCTTCTCCGCTGCAGCATTGGGGATGAGAAAACAAAATTGTTTTGGTATGATTATTGGACTAAGTTGGGTCCATTACATCTTCTCTTTGGTCCCTCTGGGCCTAGGGCTCTAAGGATTCCTCTAAACGCAACGGTCTCACAAGCTGTTAGCAATGGCCATTGGAATCTACCACCGGCACGGTCAGATTTCGCAGAAACGTTACAGGTTATACTCTCTACAATTAGTGCTCCGTCTGATACTGATGGTAGTGATGTATACTTGTGGAGAACTCAAGCCGGTGGTTTTGGTGCGTCTTTCTCTTCTCGTGTGACATGGGAGAGGATTCACAACCCAAACCCTCTGGTTCAGTGGCATTCCGTCGTTTGGTTCAAAAAGGAGATTCCTCGCTGTTCATTCATTTCCTTGACTGCTTTCCTTCGCAGACTACCAACTAGAGACCG GTACATGGCGTATCCACCTGCATCCTTGGACGCCGTCGTTGCTCTCTGCCGCCATCTACAGGGTCCCCATGTCCAACGTGCGGTTGTTATGTTGAAGCTTCTCAGCCAAGTCATCGTTTACAATCTGTGGTGTGAAAGGAATGGCCGCATCTTCAGAGACGTTTCTTTAAACCAAGAAGCCTTCTTCAGGATGGTAGACCGGGGAATGCGTGATAGGCTACTCTCCCCATCTCTTGTCACTACCTTCTCACCATCTTTGCTTAAATTGTATTTATGGTTCCTAACCCTTTATAGTTAA